In Vitis vinifera cultivar Pinot Noir 40024 chromosome 11, ASM3070453v1, a genomic segment contains:
- the LOC109123359 gene encoding uncharacterized protein LOC109123359, translating to MARLRKERVRARLSHTPFDYPIRPYRMSLTDYFVRGSETRPRLEEIHSVAHTDGETDLQHLFHQLQLSDGGPDTSFPLTITPTSPDRASMLSLCFPEEITGDGVIVDPTEIAGIVQLQPVSAFDMFGVSTIEVFEGTQTLPVPELPDDDSSLFEGIVSPVEGASDVVDPPLSFDVLSGFVSRSDDVSVASFMDLSIFEYSPVSCDSISTSAPHSPITPIFDIDDEIAHPSSDRDSFDHDSGPIDERVSPAAGDVETVDFGTEDQPRELKIGSPLSTDERDRLIHLLRSYLDVFAWSYEDMPGLDPSIVQHHLPTLPHVRPVKQKLRRLHPHWSLQVKEEIQKQLSVGFISVVEYPEWLANVVPVPKKDGKVRVCVDFRDLNKASPKDDFPLPHIDLLVDGTAGHSMLSFMDGFSGYNQILMAPEDMEKTAFITEWGTYCYRVMPFGLKNAGATYQRAATTLFHDMMHRDVEVYVDDMIVKSRGRADHLDALERFFERIRKFRLRLNPKKCTFGVTSGKLLGHMVSDRGIEVDPDKIKAILDMPVPRTEKEIRGFLGRLQYISRFIARLTDVCEPIFRLLRKNQPTVWNDGCQIAFEKIKEYLLSPPILVPPMPGRPLLLYLSVSDMALGCMLAQLDDSGKERAIYYLSKRMLEYEMRYVMIERMCLALVWATRRLRHYMTEYSVCLISRLDPLRYLFDRPALTGRLMRWLVLLTEFDIQYVSQKSIKGSIVADHLASLPISEGRPVDDDFPDEEFIAMTSLSGWRMYFDGAANQSGYGIGVLLVSPQGDHISRSVRLAFSDRHPATNNIVEYEACILGLETALELDIRQMEVFGDSNLVLRQIQGDWKTRDVKLRPYHAYLELLVTRFDDLRYVHLPRAQNRFADALATLASSVDIPIDVVIRPLLIELRSAPAYCCLIGETEVQDDLPWYHDIYQFLRYGTYPEVATTKDRRALRNLATRFVICGDTLYRRSADDMLLLCLDRASADRVMREWVEAASYARLTSARVASFIRSHIICRYGVPHELISDRGVHFRAEVDTLLQKYAI from the exons ATGGCGCGGTTGCGCAAGGAGAGGGTGAGAGCTCGCTTATcccacacaccatttgattatcctattcgacCATATAGGATGAGTTTGACTGACTACTTTGTCAGAGGATCAGAGACTCGACCTCGTCTAGAGGAGATTCATAGTGTGGCTCATACAGATGGAGAGACCGATCTTCAGCATCTATTTCACCAGCTACAGTTGAGTGATGGGGGTCCTGACACTTCTTTCCCTTTGACGATTACCCCCACGTCTCCAGATCGAGCTAGCATGTTGTCTTTATGCTTTCCAGAGGAGATCACTGGCGATGGGGTGATTGTTGATCCTACTGAG ATTGCCGGCATTGTTCAGCTTCAGCCTGTTTCagcatttgatatgtttgggGTGTCTACCATTGAGGTTTTTGAGGGGACTCAGACTCTTCCTGTTCCAGAGCTTCCAGATGATGATAGTAGTTTGTTTGAGGGCATTGTTAGcccagttgagggagcgtccgacgttgtggacccacctctttcttttgatgttttatcgggatttgtctcccgctcTGACGATGTTTCTgttgcttcatttatggatttgagcatttttgagtATTCGCCTGTCTCTTGTGATAGTATCTCTACATCTGCACCTCACTCACCCATTACAccgatatttgatatagatgatgagattgcacatcCCAGTTCGGATAGGGACTCTTTTGATCATGACTCTGGTCccatagatgagagagtttcacctgctgcaGGGGACGTTGagactgttgattttggcacggaggatcagcctagagagctgaagattggttcacccctatctacagatgagagagatagactcatccatttactcaggtcatacttggatgtctttgcgtggtcttatgaggacatgccaggtcttgatccctctatagtccagCACCATTTACCTACCCTACCACATGTTAGACCAGTTAAGCAGAAACTGAGACGGTTGCATCCACATTGGAGTCTACAGgtaaaagaggagattcagaaacaactcagtgttgggttcatatcagtagttgagtatccagagtggttggctaatgtcgtccctgttcccaaaaaggatggcAAGGTTAGAGTTTGTGTCGATTTCAGAGACCTTAATAAAGCTagccctaaggatgattttcccctcccacacattgatttgttggttgatggcaccgcaggccattcgatgttgtctttcatggatggattctccgggtataatcagattttgatggctccagaggatatggagaagacggccttcattaccgagtggggtacctactgttacagagttatgccatttgggttgaaaaacgcaggagccacttatcagagagccgctaccactttgtttcatgacatgatgcatagggatgtcgaggtttacgtggatgatatgattgtgaaatcccgaggtagagcagatcacctagatgctttagagagattctttgagaggatccggaagtttagattgaggttgaatcccaagaagtgcacctttggagtgacttctgggaaactgttggggcatatggtcagtgatcggggcatagaggtcgacccagataaaatcaaagccatacttgacatgcctgtgccgaggactgagaaagagatcaggGGTTTTCTAGGCAGGTTACAGTATATTAGTcgtttcatagccagattgacagacgtATGTGAGCCCATCTTtcgtcttttgaggaagaatcAGCCAACGGTTTGGAATGACGGCTGCCAGAttgcatttgagaagatcaaggagtatttgctttctcctcctattttagtgcctcctatgccaggacgtccacttcttctatatttgtcagtttcagacatggccttgggatgcatgttagctcagctcgatgacTCCGGGAAAGAGCGAGCAATttactatttgagtaagaggatgctggagtatgagatgagatatgttatgattgagcgcaTGTGTTTAGCGTTAGTTTGGGCTACCAGGAGATTGAGGCACTACATGACTGAGTATTCGGTGTGCTTGATTTCTCGGTTAGATCCTTTGAGGTATCTGTTTGATAGACCTGCATTGACtggtagattgatgagatggctCGTACTCctgacagagtttgatattcagtacgtttctcagaagtctattaagggaagTATTGTTGCCGATCATTTGGCTTCATTGCCGATATCTGAGGGTagaccagttgatgatgattttccagatgaggagttCATTGCCATGACTAGCTTAtcaggttggcgcatgtacttcgatggtgcagccaatcagtcagggtatgggataggtgttCTATTGGTATCCCCTCAGGGTGATCATATTTCGAGGTccgttcgtttggcattctctgatcgacatcctgccacgaataacatagttgagtatgaggcttgtatccttGGTTTAGAGACTGCACTGGAGCTTgacattagacagatggaggtatttggtgactccaatctagTACTCAGGCAGATTCAGGGGGATTGGAAGACCAGggatgtgaagcttaggccatatcatgcttatttagagttgttggttacgagatttgatgacttgagatatgttcatctgcctagagcgcaaaACCGATTTGCTGACGCCTTAGCTACCTTAGCTTCCTCCGTAGACATTCCGATTGATGTAGTCATACGTCCATTGCTGATTGAGTTGAGGTCTGCACCCgcctattgttgtttgattggagaGACAGAGGTACAGGATGAcctaccttggtatcatgacatttatcagttCCTTAGATATGGCACATACCCTGAGGTAGCCACTACCAAGGATCGGAGAGCACTGAGGAATTTggccactagatttgtgatttgtggagaTACCTTATACAGGCGATCAGCTGATGATATGCTTCTATTATGTTTAGATCGAGCctctgcagatcgagtgatgagagag tgggtggaagccgcATCATATGCGAGGTTGACATCTGCTAGGGTTGCCAGTTTTATCAGATCACACATCATTTGCCGCTATGGggttcctcatgagttgatttccgaCAGAGGGGTGCACTTCCGAGCTGAGGTAGATACTTTGTTGCAGAAGTATGCTATCTGA